One region of Sardina pilchardus chromosome 18, fSarPil1.1, whole genome shotgun sequence genomic DNA includes:
- the rnaset2 gene encoding ribonuclease T2, protein MISSGKTGFEMKAIAFVTLLFLACGLATPFYLKPWSEVTLTLHWPQTFCNMEHCSPHLDYWTLHGLWPNAGMNCNNTWKFNISEVQDLKADMEKYWPNLLHPTSIQFWSYEWHKHGTCAASVESLNSQHKYFSKALELYKRFDLTKTLKNAGIEPSEQNYQFDDIERCIWQHFGAQPKIQCVKSTKGENVQELGQVEICLNTDFMPVACKKSKEDLWSRVNELLLNRFSAPSPFQVCDFGTPVHYPMVKENKTGH, encoded by the exons ATGATATCTTCCGGCAAAACAG GGTTTGAAATGAAAGCGATTGCATTTGTGACACTTCTGTTCCTCGCATGTGGCCTGGCGACCCCCTTCTACCTCAA acCATGGAGCGAGGTTACTCTGACTCTGCACTGGCCACAAACATTCTGTAAT ATGGAACACTGCAGCCCACACCTCGACTACTGGACTTTGCATGGACTGTG GCCAAATGCAGGCATGAATTGTAACAACACATGGAAATTCAATATAAGTGAAGTACAG GACCTGAAGGCAGATATGGAAAAATACTGGCCAAATCTTCTGCATCCAACCTCTATTCAGTTTTG GAGTTACGAATGGCATAAACATGGAACGTGTGCTGCCTCAGTGGAGTCCCTCAACAGTCAGCATAAATACTTCAGCAAAGCTCTTGAACTCTACAAACGGTTTGACCTCACTAA AACCCTGAAAAATGCTGGCATTGAGCCTTCAGAGCAGAATTACCAG TTTGATGACATTGAACGTTGCATTTGGCAGCATTTTGGTGCCCAACCAAAGATTCAGTGTGTTAAATCAACCAAG ggTGAGAATGTTCAGGAATTGGGCCAGGTTGAGATCTGCTTGAACACTGACTTCATGCCCGTTGCCTGCAAGAAGTCAAAGGAAGACCTGTGGAGCAGAGTCAACGAGCTTCTCCTGAACCGCTTCAGTGCGCCCTCACCATTCCAAGTGTGTGACTTTGGCACGCCTGTGCACTATCCAATGGTCAAGGAGAACAAAACAGGACATTGA